A window of the Branchiostoma floridae strain S238N-H82 chromosome 12, Bfl_VNyyK, whole genome shotgun sequence genome harbors these coding sequences:
- the LOC118426959 gene encoding adipocyte enhancer-binding protein 1-like has translation MAHIGVKVILVIATCISSTVCDTQTQTHASKATEDSPELYGKAPNIHCSCNCAVPAQTDRQTCDSVGRMQSDLHALLAWKGAATNLLHHLKNSLQMVNKSLDDLLKKGCSPESSLVEDIIATHVKTIVLEEIDHRIREATEHVIFRVKGPDPLGVESGQIPDTQISASSEVNSGHGPRRARLYAVNDGDGTGAWCAKHNDGNQWLQVDLRKPTEIQGVVTQGRFGHQQWVETYKLQFGTDGDNWWPYTDASGRQKVFQGNVDSNTPQRHLLADPVTARYVRFRILTWNNHICMRMEVLGNYN, from the exons ATGGCACATATCGGTGTGAAAGTCATTCTGGTGATTGCGACGTGCATTTCCTCGACTGTGTGCGACACACAGACCCAAACCCATGCGTCAAAGGCGACCGAAGATAGTCCAGAACTGTACGGCAAGGCCCCTAACATCCACTGCTCCTGTAACTGCGCGGTGCCCGCCCAAACCGACCGCCAAACCTGCGACAGTGTGGGCCGCATGCAGTCGGACCTGCACGCACTCCTGGCGTGGAAAGGCGCCGCTACCAACCTCCTCCATCACCTCAAGAACTCCTTACAGATGGTGAACAAAAGTCTGGACGATCTCTTGAAGAAAGGGTGTTCTCCAGAATCGTCGCTAGTTGAAGACATCATCGCGACGCACGTGAAGACTATTGTTCTTGAGGAAATAGATCACAGGATACGAGAGGCGACTGAACATGTGATTTTTCGGGTTAAAG GTCCGGATCCACTGGGGGTCGAGTCGGGGCAGATTCCGGACACTCAGATCAGCGCGTCGTCAGAAGTCAACAGCGGCCACGGACCGAGGAGGGCCCGTCTGTACGCTGTAAATGATGGGGACGGCACGGGGGCGTGGTGCGCTAAACACAATGACGGCAACCAGTGGCTTCAG gtggacctacgaaagcctaCCGAGATACAGGGTGTGGTCACACAGGGTCGCTTCGGTCATCAACAGTGGGTGGAAACTTACAAACTACAATTTGGTACTGACGGGGACAACTGGTGGCCTTACACCGATGCCTCTGGTCGACAGAAG GTGTTCCAAGGCAACGTCGACTCCAACACGCCACAGCGTCACCTGTTGGCTGATCCGGTCACTGCACGCTACGTCCGATTCCGAATCCTGACGTGGAACAACCACATCTGTATGCGGATGGAAGTACTGGGGAATTACAACTAA